In Macaca mulatta isolate MMU2019108-1 chromosome 16, T2T-MMU8v2.0, whole genome shotgun sequence, the sequence cacccgcctcagcctcccaaagtgctgggattacaggcgtgagccaccgtagtCGGTCGGCAGGAACTATCTTAatctttgtattcccagcacctagtGTTGATCCTGGTCCATAGCAATTGCTGAATGCATGGTTGTTGACTGAATAATGTGTTCCTTTGTGGAACCAGAAGATTTGTACGTATTCCCTTAATTATCTTCCCTGCTTTGATAGGTTCTTTTTTCCTATTCCTTGTAATACTTAATATGTTGTATTTCTGGAAAGATTGGTCTTCCCAACTACAGCATAATTTGCTTTGTGGCAagaaccttttctttctttttctgaggggggacagagtctcactctgtcacccaggttggagtgcagtggcacaatctcaggtcactgcaacctcaaactcctcgactcaagcgatcctcctacctcggcctcccaggtggCACATgtgccatcacgtccagctagtttttgtatttttttgtggggacagggtttccctgtgttgcccaggctggtctcgagctcctgggctcaagcaatctacgtgccttggcctcccaaagtgctgggattacaggcatgagccaccgcgcctcgcCTCCCAagaaccttttcttttttttttttttttttttgagacagtctcgctctgttgcccaggctggagcacagtagccggatctcagctcactgcaagctccgcctcctgggtttacgccattctcctgcctcagcctcccgggtagctgggactacaggggcccgccacctcacccggctagttttttgtattttgtagtagagatggggtttcaccgtgttagccaggatggtcacgatctcctgacctcgtgatccacccatctcggcctcccaaagtgctgggattacaggcttgagccaccgcgcccagccccaagaACCTTTTCTTAAAGCTTTATGTGTACTTAGGAAATTGTGCAGAAATTAATAACACAAActatgaggctgaggaagggaTTAAACTTGCTTGGAGAGTATCTTGTGATGGACATGTGGGTGTCAAAAGAAGGCTCATCCCTGCCTCTTTGTATCCTTAGCCCACTTATAAGAAGCGAAGGTTGGATGAGTGTGAAGAAGCCTTCCAAGGTAAGAGGCACCCTTACCTTAcctctcctcaccccacccctgACTTGCAACCCTGAGAAGCAGGTGGATCTAGTTCTCCCGACCAGGAGGCAAGATCTGATCTTACTTCCCAGAGGTAGCATTCCCAGCTCCTCCAGACATGCTTGTTATTTAGTGCTCTTAACCTGGTTTTCCAATAAACAGAGGGTTTAAGACTTTTGTCATGTTTCAGATGCTCATCTGTTGTTCTTTTGTTCCACACATTCTCGTTGATTCTAATAGTGGTGTCTTGGTAGGATTGTGACAAAGGCAGAGGTCATAGCATCTGATAGGTATaggaaaaatgagagagagacgGGATGCTGtgtccttccctcttccctgatCATTTGACCTTCATATCTCTGCCAGGAACCAAGGTGTTTGTGATGCCCAATGGGATGCTGAAAAGCAACCAGCAGCTGGTGGACATTATTGAGAAAGTGAAACCTGAGATCCGGCTGTTGATTGAGAAATGTAACACGGTGAGGCACAGGCTAGTGACCTATGGGCCGGCCCCAAGTACCCCCCCTGAAGTGCAAGAAACAGTGGATGTACGGGTGGTATGGGAATTGGCAGACTagatttttttgtggtttttttttttttttgagatggggtcttgctccgtcacccaggttggagtgcagtggcgccatctcggctcactgcaacctctgcctcctgggttcaagcgattctcctgcctcagcctcctgagtagctgggtttacaggtgcctgctaacacacccagctacttgttgtgtttttagtagagatggggtttcaccattttggccatggctagccaggctggtctcgaactcctgacctcaggtgatccactcgcttcaggctcccaaattgctgggattaccggtgtgagccactgtgcctggccagactAGGTATTTTGGCTTTTGTGTTCCTGGCATCTGGCCCCAGCCGTCTGAATTGTGTACTTAATGGCTTCAGCCTTCAGGCAAAGGTCCTCATATATGTTTTGACCTCCAGGTCAAAATGTGGGTACAGCTCCTGATTCCCAGGATAGAAGATGGAAACAACTTTGGGGTGTCCATTCAGGTAATGTACTTGAATTACGAACTGGGAAGAGCGGCTTGGGAGATACTCTCATCTCCCCTGCAttagctttttttcctttctccttgggTCTGCTGTGGATGTCATGGAAGTGGCTTTTGATGCacctgttgtttgtttgttttaggagGAAACAGTTGCAGAGCTAAGAACTGTTGAGAGTGAAGCTGCATCTTATCTGGACCAGATTTCTAGGTAGGGCTGCTTGGGCTTGGCCAAGGCATTGGGGGCTGTTGAGGTGGTGGGCACCATCAAGGGTCTCCTGcagcttcctcctcttctctctcctttcagaTATTATATTACAAGAGCCAAATTGGTTTCTAAAATAGCTAAATATCCCCATGTGGTAAGTAAGTGGTTTGTGGCCtgagggtggaggtggcaggATAGTGAACAGTGACTGTTACTGGGAAGGAGCTATCTGGGAACAGTTGGGCCTTGGGGACTAGCTTTTTCCTCTACCCTCCTTGCAGGAGGACTATCGCCGCACCGTGACAGAGATTGATGAGAAAGAATATATCAGCCTTCGGCTCATCATATCAGAGCTGAGGAATCAATATGTGAGTAACCTCAGTCCTTGTATAGTTGCTGTGGCTTCACTTAGTTCTGTTGAGAGTATTCTTGAAATTCTCTGAAGGGCTGAGATGAAGGTCTGAGGTAAAATTAGTAGACTAAATTCTGTTCATCAACTGAGTGTTGAGAACCATGAAGTCCTCTAGCGgggtttctctcttctttctgcctGAGAGAAGGGGTGTGCCGTACAGTATGGTTAAGATATCGGTGTTAGAGTCAGACAGACTTAGGTTTGCAACCAGGCTCTACCTGTATTGTGTGATCTCGAGCAAATTGTTTAAGTTCAAActtcaatttcttctttaaaatgggactggggccgggcgcggtggctcaagcctgtaatcccag encodes:
- the PSME3 gene encoding proteasome activator complex subunit 3 isoform X1, with the translated sequence MASLLKVDQEVKLKVDSFRERITSEAEDLVANFFPKKLLELDSFLKEPILNIHDLTQIHSDMNLPVPDPILLTNSHDGLDGPTYKKRRLDECEEAFQGTKVFVMPNGMLKSNQQLVDIIEKVKPEIRLLIEKCNTPSGKGPHICFDLQVKMWVQLLIPRIEDGNNFGVSIQEETVAELRTVESEAASYLDQISRYYITRAKLVSKIAKYPHVEDYRRTVTEIDEKEYISLRLIISELRNQYVTLHDMILKNIEKIKRPRSSNAETLY
- the PSME3 gene encoding proteasome activator complex subunit 3 isoform X3, with product MASLLKVDQEVKLKVDSFRERITSEAEDLVANFFPKKLLELDSFLKEPILNIHDLTQIHSDMNLPVPDPILLTNSHDGLDGPTYKKRRLDECEEAFQGTKVFVMPNGMLKSNQQLVDIIEKVKPEIRLLIEKCNTVKMWVQLLIPRIEDGNNFGVSIQEETVAELRTVESEAASYLDQISRYYITRAKLVSKIAKYPHVEDYRRTVTEIDEKEYISLRLIISELRNQYVTLHDMILKNIEKIKRPRSSNAETLY
- the PSME3 gene encoding proteasome activator complex subunit 3 isoform X4, which gives rise to MASLLKVDQEVKLKVDSFRERITSEAEDLVANFFPKKLLELDSFLKEPILNIHDLTQIHSDMNLPVPDPILLTNSHDGLDGPTYKKRRLDECEEAFQGTKVFVMPNGMLKSNQQLVDIIEKVKPEIRLLIEKCNTEETVAELRTVESEAASYLDQISRYYITRAKLVSKIAKYPHVEDYRRTVTEIDEKEYISLRLIISELRNQYVTLHDMILKNIEKIKRPRSSNAETLY
- the PSME3 gene encoding proteasome activator complex subunit 3 isoform X5, with the translated sequence MNLPVPDPILLTNSHDGLDGPTYKKRRLDECEEAFQGTKVFVMPNGMLKSNQQLVDIIEKVKPEIRLLIEKCNTPSGKGPHICFDLQVKMWVQLLIPRIEDGNNFGVSIQEETVAELRTVESEAASYLDQISRYYITRAKLVSKIAKYPHVEDYRRTVTEIDEKEYISLRLIISELRNQYVTLHDMILKNIEKIKRPRSSNAETLY
- the PSME3 gene encoding proteasome activator complex subunit 3 isoform X6, whose translation is MNLPVPDPILLTNSHDGLDGPTYKKRRLDECEEAFQGTKVFVMPNGMLKSNQQLVDIIEKVKPEIRLLIEKCNTVKMWVQLLIPRIEDGNNFGVSIQEETVAELRTVESEAASYLDQISRYYITRAKLVSKIAKYPHVEDYRRTVTEIDEKEYISLRLIISELRNQYVTLHDMILKNIEKIKRPRSSNAETLY
- the PSME3 gene encoding proteasome activator complex subunit 3 isoform X2; amino-acid sequence: MEKWILKKIKYLQSGGLSASYYSYKVDSFRERITSEAEDLVANFFPKKLLELDSFLKEPILNIHDLTQIHSDMNLPVPDPILLTNSHDGLDGPTYKKRRLDECEEAFQGTKVFVMPNGMLKSNQQLVDIIEKVKPEIRLLIEKCNTVKMWVQLLIPRIEDGNNFGVSIQEETVAELRTVESEAASYLDQISRYYITRAKLVSKIAKYPHVEDYRRTVTEIDEKEYISLRLIISELRNQYVTLHDMILKNIEKIKRPRSSNAETLY